In Nostoc piscinale CENA21, the genomic stretch GGGCGCGGTGTTAACTTCTTTCCAGATGGTTGGACAGTGACAGAAATGCAAGAGTATGCCCTACGCAACTTAGCGTTAGCCGATGCTTATACTCAAGCTTTACCTGCTGGCCCAGCTTTAAACTTTTGTCAAATTCCGTTAACTTTGGCACATGGTACGATTGATGCTCTTGCCAATGGTAAGGAGAAACTCAGCCGCAGTGAAGTTATCGCCTTGCTAGAGCAATTGAATGCTGTTAATGTCAAAGCTAGTTAATAACTTTTTTCAATACGGTTGATTAAGTAAGTTCAAGTTTAAGAGTGCTGATTTTTAGACTGTGGTGTATTTTGGTTATTAACCCAAATTTTTAACTACGTCGTAAATCTCAAAAGCAAGTAACCATACAATACAGACGTGAGCGATCGCGTCTGTATTTTTAAATTAAGGGTTAAGATGCAGAAAAGCCGTATTTTCTTAAATCTTCCAAGGAACAAACTTCTAAGGCTCTAGCGTGGGTTGCTTCGAGAACTACAGGAGGTGCGTAACCAGCTTCCATTGCTTCTTGCCAACGTGCTGCACATAAACACCAGCGATCGCCAGGCCGTAATCCGGGAAAATTATATTCAGGAAATGCTGTACTTAAATCATTACCACGGGATTTGGTAAACTCCAAAAATTCTTCTGTCACCTGGGCGCAAACAACGTGCATTCCAAAATCTTGCCCACCAGTATTACAATACCCATCACGGTAATAACCAGTCATCGGTGAAGTACAGCAAACTTCTAAATCTGTGCCGAGTACATTTTTAGCTTCTGTCATTTTCTATTCCTTAATATTTCAATAAAAGTAAAAATTAATACTTGGAAGCAAATAAATATTTAAGGGTATAAGAGTTAAGGTGTTCCAATCTACCTTCAACCCTTACACCCTTACAACCTTACACCTTTTTCTTCTGACCTAACTCTTACCAAACACCGTACTCAGGGAACGGGCGATGTTTTGTGGTTGCATTGCATCCATTGCGGCGGTTGGTTCGTAGCCGCAGTGAACCATACAATCAGCACACTGGGGATTACCACTGGCGCGGCCGTATTTACTCCAGTCTGTGTTATCTAGCAATTCTTTGAAGCTAGTGTAATGCCCTTCGTTCAACAAATAACAGGGTTTTTGCCAACCAAGAACGCTATAGCTCGGACTTCCCCAAGGTGTACATTCGTAGTCTTTTTCACCAATCAGAAAGTCTAGGAACAAGGGATTGTGATTGAAGTTCCAGTTTTTCTTACCTGATGTGTAGGGTGTGAGGATTTCCCGGAATAGGGCGCGAGTTTGTTCGCGTTTGAGGAAATGGTCTTGATCTGGGGCCCATTCGTAGCTGTAACCAGGGGAAATCATCATCCCATCAATATTTAGGCTTTCGAGAAAATCAAAGAATTCTTGCATTTCTTTGACATCTGCGCCTTCAAAGATGGTGGTGTTAGTGGTGACGCGGAAACCTTTGGCTTTAGCTGCACGAATGGCGTTGACAGCAGTATCAAACACACCTTTGCGATCAACACATTTATCATGCCACTCGCGCATTCCATCTAAGTGGACACTGAAGGTAAAGTAAGGCGAAGGTTGGAATTTATCGAGGCTTTTTTCGAGTAACAAACCATTGGTACACAAGTAAACATATTTCTTGCGTTCTACTAATCCTCGGACAATCTCATCAATTTGGGGGTGGAGTAATGGTTCTCCTCCAGGAATAGAAACTACAGGTGCGCCACATTCTTCCACTGCGGCGAAGCACTCTTGGGGTGTGAGATTGCGTTTGAGAATTTCCACGGGGTGCTGAATCTTGCCACAACCAGAACAAGCTAAATTACAACGAAATAATGGTTCTAGCATCAATACCAAGGGGAAGCGTTTACGCCCTAAAAGACGCTGAGTTACCAGATACTTCCCGATATCCATTGCTTGTTGTAGATTAATTCCCACTTTCCTATCACTCCTCTCTTATAAGTACATAAAAGTTTGAAGTCTGAAGTCTGAAGTCTGAAATTGATATTTCATACTTTACACTTCAAACTTCAGACTTCATTTGACATAACCTTCAGCCATAAACCAATCGACGGCATCTTTTAACGCTGCTTTCAGGGGAGACTGGGGTAGCCCCAACTCGCGGACAGCTTTACTAGCGTCATAGTACATGTGTTGTTGAGCCATACGGACACCATCTATTGGGACTGAAGGCGTTTTTCCTAGTGGTGCGAGAATTTTCTCATCAATCCAAGCCACACTCAAGGGTATCCAAGCAGGAATGGTGCGTTGGGGTGCTGGTAAATTCGTAATTTCGGCGAGTTGTTCTAGTAATTGCTTGAGGCTGAGGTTTTGGTGTCCTAAGATATAACGATCGCCTGACTTCCCTTTTTGCAACGCCAGTAAATGTCCCCAAGCCACATCCCGCACATCGATGAAATTTAGCCCAGTATCCAGATAAACTGGCATTTCTCGCCGCAAAAACCGTAGGATAATATCGCCTGTGGGTGTGGGTTTGATATCTAATGAACCAATTGGAGTACTGGGGTTGACAATTACGACATCTTGCCCTCTAGCGGCTGCTTGTTTAGCTTCTTGTTCGGCGAGAAATTTTGACTGTTTGTAACTACCAATCAGTTTTTCCACTGGACTTTGATAAGTTTCATCGACAGGTTTACCAGCCGCCCCGACTCCAATCGCTGATACTGAACTGGTGTAAACGGTGCGTTCAATCTCAGCTTTGCGGGCAGCTTCGAGGATATTCCGTGTACCAATAACGTTGTAACGATACAGTAGTTGTCTATCTACTTGCCACAAAGAATAATGGGCAGCGACATGGAATAAATATTGACAACCCCTCATTTGTTGCCAAATTTCCGAATCTGTCAAATCACCCTTGACTAGTTCCACATCCAAGCCGCGTAAATTGGCTAAATTACTGCTAGGGCGCACTAAAGCTTTAACTTTGTATCCTTGTTGCAGTAGTAACCGCACCAAGTGGGAACCGACAAAACCGGTTCCCCCTGTGACAAAGGCTTGCATTAGTTTTTCGCCTCCTGACGAAAGCGCGGGAACCAGTCATCTAAGATGGCGTAAACTACGGGTACAACAATTAAGCTGAGGATTGTGGAACTGACCAAACCTCCAGCAATAGCCACCGCCATAGGCGATCGCAATTCTGAACCAGCACCAAGACCCAAGGCAATGGGTAACATCCCTAAAATTGTGGAAGCAGTGGTCATCATAATCGGTCGCAGACGCACTGGCCCGGCTTTTAAGATAGCGTCGGTACGGTCTAAGCCCGATTCACGCAGTTGGTTGATATAATCCACCAGCAAAATCGCATTTTTATTGGCTAGTCCTAATAAAAAGACAAAGCCAATCAGCGAAATCATGCCAAAGTCGCTCTCAGTAAACAAGAGCGCCAGTAATGCCCCTACCAAAGCCAACGGTAAGGAAACACCAATCACTACCGGGTCTACCCAGCTTTTGAAGAGTAAAATTAGCACTACAACAATACACAGGGCTGACAGCAACAAAGTCGAAGCAAAACTGCCAAATACCTCTGCCAAGCTGGCAGAATCGCCACCTAAATCGAGAGTCACACCAGGAGGTAAGACAGCTTTTGCTTCTGCCACAACTTTGTCAGTGGCATCACCCAATGATAAATTTTGACCAAGGTTGGCACTGATATAGGCTACTCGTTGATTGTTCAAACGCTGAATTTGCAAGAATTGTCCTTGTTGATTAGCTTCACCTGTGACTGTAATATCAGCCAATCCGGGAATGTTGACTAAGCGTTCTTTAATGGCTTTGCTGGCCTTGGCTAAAGCTTGTAAATCATCACCTCGCAAGGCTACTTGCAAAGGTTTTTGTCCACCTGTATCGACAAATTGAATATCTTCGACACTGGTTGTTACTCCCTTTAATGTGGGCAAGCTGGTGCGGAATTGGTCTTGCAGTTCGGCGGTGGTAATATTCCGGTCTTCTTTAAGTTTGATGTAGAGTGTGCCTTTATTTGGCTCGCCTTCACGGGAACCAACAGTAGTAAACACTGTTTCCACGGCTGGCGATTTTCTGACGACTTCTTCTAATTTCTTAGCAACTTCTAGAGAGTCGTTGAGGGGGTTAGGCAACGGGAAAGCTTGCCCAGACGGGGGAATACCTTGGGCAGCAGCCTGTTTTTGTAAAGCTGCTAAATCTGGTATTTGTGGTAAGGGCGCAGTATAAGTGATGTTGAATTCGCCGCGATCAAGTTTGGGGATAAATCCTTTGGGAATCAGGGGAATTAAGGCTATCCCACCTACAAAACTCAGGACTGCTACTAAGATGACTAGTCTGCGATGGCGTAAAGACCAGTGCAGTAAGTTGCGGTAAGCTTGGTTGAACCCTAGCCAAGACTTGGCTTCTCGCTTCCGAGGTTTAGCAGATACGGGTTTTAGCCAGTACATAGCCAACACTGGCGACAAAGTCCTCGCCACCAGCATAGAAGCTAACATTGCGGCTGAAACTGTTATCCCAAAGGGTTTGAAGAATTGTCCAACTACCCCACCCATTAAACCTATAGGCAGGAATACTGCCACAGCTGTCAATGTAGCTGCTGTCACAGTCAAACCAATTTCATTAGTTGCCAGTAATGTAGCTTGACGCGGAGTTTCGCCGTCTTCAATATGGCGCATGATGTTTTCGACATCAACGATCGCATCGTCAATAATACTGCCAATTACCAAGGCCAAAGCCAGTAGGGTAATTGTTTCTAGATTGAAGCCGAAAATTGCCATGACGATAAATGTCGCCAGTAAAGAAGTCGGAATCGCCAGTGCCGAAATTAAAGTGGCTCGCCAACTCCACAAGAAAGGAAATATCACCACAATCGACAAAACAATTGCTTCTATCAGTGCGTCTATGGTTGATTGTGTGGCATGACGAATATACTCGGCTTGGGTTGCAGCTAAGGTGAGTTTGACATCCTTGAGGTTAGTTCCCAACTTCTGCACTTCTTTTTCTACCCGATTCACCACTTCTAAGGTGTTGGCGTTCCCTCGTTTGATGACTTGAAAAGCCAGTGCATCTTGCCCATTAAATCTGACTAATGTGGCTCCACCTTGGGGAAGTGCCGCCGCTGAATTCTGGGCTGTAGGCAATGCGGGTGTAGGGCTAGGCGCTCCCAACAAATTGACTTTCAAGACTCCCGGTACTTTGGTAATAACTGGGATAATTTTGTCTTGTGCTACCTTGGTCAATTCTGTGAGGTTCTGTGAGGAACTCTCTATGGTGTAGCTAACAGCTGCTGATTCGTTTAAATTCAGGGGGATAATTTTGTAATTTGCCCCTTGAGGCAAGCTTAACTGTTTGAGTGAAGTTTCTACCTTGCTGGTGGATTTTTCTAAATCAGTGCCAACTGCAAAAGCTAAACTAACTGCCGTTTGACCAGGATAGACAGATGAACGCAGATCATCTAGTCCTTCTACAGAGCGTAGGCGCTCTTCGATTGGTTTGGTGAGTTTGGCCTCTGTGTCAATTGCTGTTGTCAGTGGTGCTGTGGCGTTGACTACCACCACCGGGAAAGTAATATCTGGAAACAAAGCATACTTCAGGGAACTGAACGCCAAAAGCCCAGCTACCGTTACAGTAATCCAGAAACTCACTGTCAACCACGAGAAGTCAATGGCTAATTTGGAGATATTGAAGCGTTCTCGTGCAGATTTTGCGCTACTAACCTTTACCATCTTGGAAAATTTTGCTGGTGTCCCAATTAATTGTCATGCTACATTAATCGTCTAAAGTTTGGGGGGTTTAGTTTCCTTTGGTGGGCAATTTTACTGAACTTGGTTTCTTAAAAAAGCATAAAGGATAAACGGTCAAAAAATTTCTTCTACTTAAACACTTAATAATTAATACTGAACAATCAGCACTAGGTAAACAGTAATGTATTACTTTATGCTGATGTAAAACTTGTGTTACTCATTACATCATCCTGGTTCTAACAGCAATTTTAAGCACATATAACTTTACTTATGAAGATTGGTTCTGTTGACCATAGAGAATTATTCTGTTGTAGTTTTATGGAGAGTTACAGGGAATATGAACCTGAGCATCTCCCTTGGCCTGATTTGGATAATGCTGCTTTGACACTTTTGCGAAGCATCCCTTTTTGGGGTCAGGCTTTGAATAAAGAGCGTCAAGCAGGAGTTATCGTTAGTGAATATGCCAAAACTTTAGATAGGGGCATTTTACAAGATGCGATCGCTCTCCAAGGTGAAGAAGAATCTCGTCACGCTCGGTTGCTGAAAGTGTTTATTGAGCGTTATGACATCCCTATGCCTGCTTGTCCACCTATAGAAATTCCCGCCAACCTTGAGCAGACATTCACTGTATTTGGTTTTGAAGAATGTCTCGATTCTTTTTTTGCTTTTGGCTTATTTGAAATTGCGCGAGAAGCCAGAGTGTTTCCTGAGCAAATCTTCACAATCTTTGACTCAATTATTGATGAAGAAGCTCGGCATATTGTATTTTTTGTCAACTGGTTCACAGATTTGCAAATTCAACGTGGTCATGGGTTTTTACCACTGCGGAGTGCTAAAACTCTCTGGTACTACGGCAGAGCCTTGAGCAGTGTGATTAAAGCCATTGGTGAATCTGATCCCAATGGTGCAGGCTTTACTGCTAGTGGAGCCAGTGTGTTTAGTCAAGATTTAACACTTGAAAAATTCCTTAAAGTGTGCATTCAAGAAAACCAACGGCGAATGAGTAAGTTTGACTCGCGGATATTGCAACCGCAACTGCTACCTAGACTCGCCAGCACAGCGTTGAATACTCTCCAGTTACTACCGAAACGAAAAGCGTTTGGGGAAGGTGTAAGGGTGTAAGGGCAAAATCAAGTTAAAAGTCAAAAGTTAAAAGTCAAAAACTCTCTGATTTTTAACCTTTAGCTTTTGATTTTTGACTTCCCCATAGTGGTGTCAGGTTGTATGGGGAAGAAGTGGCTGCAAGGCTGAAACATTCACCAGCACTGATACTTGTGATTTTTGTACCAAATCTCTGTAAACTTGC encodes the following:
- a CDS encoding DUF2237 family protein, with translation MTEAKNVLGTDLEVCCTSPMTGYYRDGYCNTGGQDFGMHVVCAQVTEEFLEFTKSRGNDLSTAFPEYNFPGLRPGDRWCLCAARWQEAMEAGYAPPVVLEATHARALEVCSLEDLRKYGFSAS
- the hpnH gene encoding adenosyl-hopene transferase HpnH; this encodes MGINLQQAMDIGKYLVTQRLLGRKRFPLVLMLEPLFRCNLACSGCGKIQHPVEILKRNLTPQECFAAVEECGAPVVSIPGGEPLLHPQIDEIVRGLVERKKYVYLCTNGLLLEKSLDKFQPSPYFTFSVHLDGMREWHDKCVDRKGVFDTAVNAIRAAKAKGFRVTTNTTIFEGADVKEMQEFFDFLESLNIDGMMISPGYSYEWAPDQDHFLKREQTRALFREILTPYTSGKKNWNFNHNPLFLDFLIGEKDYECTPWGSPSYSVLGWQKPCYLLNEGHYTSFKELLDNTDWSKYGRASGNPQCADCMVHCGYEPTAAMDAMQPQNIARSLSTVFGKS
- the hpnA gene encoding hopanoid-associated sugar epimerase, translated to MQAFVTGGTGFVGSHLVRLLLQQGYKVKALVRPSSNLANLRGLDVELVKGDLTDSEIWQQMRGCQYLFHVAAHYSLWQVDRQLLYRYNVIGTRNILEAARKAEIERTVYTSSVSAIGVGAAGKPVDETYQSPVEKLIGSYKQSKFLAEQEAKQAAARGQDVVIVNPSTPIGSLDIKPTPTGDIILRFLRREMPVYLDTGLNFIDVRDVAWGHLLALQKGKSGDRYILGHQNLSLKQLLEQLAEITNLPAPQRTIPAWIPLSVAWIDEKILAPLGKTPSVPIDGVRMAQQHMYYDASKAVRELGLPQSPLKAALKDAVDWFMAEGYVK
- a CDS encoding efflux RND transporter permease subunit, which encodes MVKVSSAKSARERFNISKLAIDFSWLTVSFWITVTVAGLLAFSSLKYALFPDITFPVVVVNATAPLTTAIDTEAKLTKPIEERLRSVEGLDDLRSSVYPGQTAVSLAFAVGTDLEKSTSKVETSLKQLSLPQGANYKIIPLNLNESAAVSYTIESSSQNLTELTKVAQDKIIPVITKVPGVLKVNLLGAPSPTPALPTAQNSAAALPQGGATLVRFNGQDALAFQVIKRGNANTLEVVNRVEKEVQKLGTNLKDVKLTLAATQAEYIRHATQSTIDALIEAIVLSIVVIFPFLWSWRATLISALAIPTSLLATFIVMAIFGFNLETITLLALALVIGSIIDDAIVDVENIMRHIEDGETPRQATLLATNEIGLTVTAATLTAVAVFLPIGLMGGVVGQFFKPFGITVSAAMLASMLVARTLSPVLAMYWLKPVSAKPRKREAKSWLGFNQAYRNLLHWSLRHRRLVILVAVLSFVGGIALIPLIPKGFIPKLDRGEFNITYTAPLPQIPDLAALQKQAAAQGIPPSGQAFPLPNPLNDSLEVAKKLEEVVRKSPAVETVFTTVGSREGEPNKGTLYIKLKEDRNITTAELQDQFRTSLPTLKGVTTSVEDIQFVDTGGQKPLQVALRGDDLQALAKASKAIKERLVNIPGLADITVTGEANQQGQFLQIQRLNNQRVAYISANLGQNLSLGDATDKVVAEAKAVLPPGVTLDLGGDSASLAEVFGSFASTLLLSALCIVVVLILLFKSWVDPVVIGVSLPLALVGALLALLFTESDFGMISLIGFVFLLGLANKNAILLVDYINQLRESGLDRTDAILKAGPVRLRPIMMTTASTILGMLPIALGLGAGSELRSPMAVAIAGGLVSSTILSLIVVPVVYAILDDWFPRFRQEAKN
- a CDS encoding ferritin-like domain-containing protein; translated protein: MKIGSVDHRELFCCSFMESYREYEPEHLPWPDLDNAALTLLRSIPFWGQALNKERQAGVIVSEYAKTLDRGILQDAIALQGEEESRHARLLKVFIERYDIPMPACPPIEIPANLEQTFTVFGFEECLDSFFAFGLFEIAREARVFPEQIFTIFDSIIDEEARHIVFFVNWFTDLQIQRGHGFLPLRSAKTLWYYGRALSSVIKAIGESDPNGAGFTASGASVFSQDLTLEKFLKVCIQENQRRMSKFDSRILQPQLLPRLASTALNTLQLLPKRKAFGEGVRV